A portion of the Lolium rigidum isolate FL_2022 chromosome 1, APGP_CSIRO_Lrig_0.1, whole genome shotgun sequence genome contains these proteins:
- the LOC124670994 gene encoding uncharacterized protein LOC124670994: MALSTAEKKTAAEMVATLDLHRHPDGGFYLETFRDPSVALPKSALPPQYKVDRAVSSAIYFLLPAGEIARLHRIPCAETWHYYMGEPLTVFEVHDDGQVKMTVVGPNLQEGQRPQYTVPPNVWFGAFLTHDIESFTEDGSVFVKTPGRNPDLHYSFVGVTCAPAFQFEDDEMATRDGMKTLGVKAEAFINYLVPS, encoded by the exons ATGGCGCTGTCGACCGCGGAGAAGAAGACGGCCGCGGAGATGGTCGCGACGCTGGATCTGCACCGCCACCCCGACGGCGGCTTCTACCTGGAGACCTTCCGCGACCCCTCCGTCGCGCTCCCCAAGTCCGCGCTCCCACCCCAAT ATAAGGTGGACCGTGCTGTGAGTAGTGCAATCTATTTCCTGCTTCCTGCTGGGGAGATTGCTCGGCTTCACCGCATCCCTTGCGCTGAGACATGGCACTACTACATGGGGGAGCCTCTCACG GTATTTGAGGTGCATGATGATGGGCAAGTAAAAATGACAGTCGTCGGTCCCAATCTACAGGAAGGGCAGAGGCCGCAGTACACGGTCCCTCCGAACGTGTGGTTCGGTGCCTTCCTGACCCACGACATCGAGTCCTTCACTGAAGACGGCAGTGTTTTCGTCAAGACACCCGGAAGGAACCCTGACCTGCACTATTCCTTCGTCGGAGTGACCTGTGCTCCGGCGTTCCAGTTCGAGGACGATGAGATGGCCACCCGCGATGGCATGAAAACTTTGGGTGTTAAAGCAGAAGCTTTCATCAATTACCTTGTTCCGTCTTAG
- the LOC124670983 gene encoding protein GET1-like, with translation MALMAIFVFLLVAALHVLDSMLDLARKRGSLSDAQLKLRVEISEINKEASLLSTPSTFAQCAKLKRLAVAKEKELSKLQQSDIKGKQSLHDKYGKVLLGAKVLTYGLLILWFWSAPVTTVPMHLLQPFGRMFSWRGIDPATGHVVVGIIPWLFLTSRVSKLLSQKLVPIFLH, from the exons ATGGCTCTGATGGCCATCTTCGTAttcctcctcgtcgccgcgctGCATGTGCTCGACAGCATGCTCGATCTCGCCAGGAAG AGGGGATCATTAAGCGATGCGCAGCTCAAATTACGGGTGGAAATTTCGGAGATCAACAAAGAGGCCAGCCTTCTGTCAAC GCCATCGACGTTTGCGCAGTGCGCAAAGCTCAAGCGGCTCGCTGTTGCTAAAGAGAAGGAACTTTCAAAGT TGCAACAGTCGGACATTAAGGGGAAGCAGTCTTTACATGACAAATATGGAAAAGTTTTGTTGGGTGCCAAG GTCCTAACCTATGGTCTGCTCATTCTGTGGTTTTGGAGTGCACCTGTAACTACTGTACCCATGCATCTTCTGCAGCCCTTTG GAAGGATGTTCTCCTGGAGAGGTATCGATCCTGCTACAGGCCATGTTGTG GTTGGAATTATCCCATGGCTATTTTTGACTTCTCGCGTCAGCAAATTATTATCCCAAAAACTTGTCCCCATTTTTCTGCATTAG